A segment of the Ochotona princeps isolate mOchPri1 chromosome 16, mOchPri1.hap1, whole genome shotgun sequence genome:
ACTGCTCACAGGACCTCACGTCCTCCATAGCCCCCTGAGGTGTGTGTATCCATGTGTTCCCCTCTCGTCCAGGGGTGCACCGTGGGGACCCTCCTTACCTACGGATGCTGCATGTCACACAGCTCACCGTCGACCCTAGAGCCTTATTCCCACACAAGAACACACCACATACCCCAACCTCAAACTCACACACAAAGGCCTTTGTTCTAAAAAGGTCACTTCTCTAAAACATGGCAGATGGCCTTGACTCTCAGACAGAAAGGGAACGCGTGTGAGTCATGCTGTCCTCCACGGCCGTGCCCAGTTCTGCTGGCTTGGTTTGTCTCACACTTTCCCTCACCCCTCACGCACCTGGCCTGACCCTCACCGCTAGCCGGAAGCTCGCTCTGGCCAGAGCTTTTGCCAGCTCATCTTCCCTTCTCCATGGCCTGCTCCATGGCCTCACGCCCTGTCCTGCCAGCCTGGAGCAGGCACTTGCCTCCCACAGAGCTCTGCCCACCGGCCACCTGCCAGctgccctgccctctcctcccagCAGACCCGCCTACTGCTCGCTCAGCATCCCCTCGGTCCCCGTGGACCATGTTCAAGGTCCAGCGTCACCTCACCCAGTTCCTTCTGCCCCGCTGGGGATGCTGCTCCAGACATGGGACTGGTTCTATCCTGGGGTGTggagggggcaggcaggtggTTTAGGTAaaaggggtttggggaggagcCACTTGTGGTGGGCACAGCTGAGccgggggaacctcagagccacaTCTCTCCCTTTTGTTACATATGTGGCCCCGTGGTCCCTGTGAGGTTGCGCAATGCATCAAACCTTCAGGCAGATCACAGGTTAGTTCCCTAACCCGAGCAGCTTAAGCAACTGACTTGGTTCCTCCGAGTTCTGCAGGGTAAAGTCTGAAGTGGAAGTGTGAGCAGGTGGGTTCCTTCAGATCCACGCCTCAAGCCTCTTCTCCCTGTTCAGTCCTCAGCTGGTCCCAGCCATGTCTTCGtgaggccaggcctctgtgcacCTGCGTGGCCTCAACTCTCTCGGTGTGGACGCACGAGACCTGGCACTTTCTGGCCCACCCTAAAGTCATTCTGACCTACCAACCTGCCAAGCCCCATCCCTCCACAGCTTCCATTGGAAGGTTCTGGTGGAGGGGGCGGGGCTTCAGGGTGGATTTGTGAAGGGAACCTGCGATTCAGGTGCTCGACACGTGGCAAGAGCCCTTCTCTGGACAGCGCAGCAGGTGTTGGGAGCCAAGATGGAGCCCGTGACTGTGACACACTCCCACCGGCTGAGTCCTCCCATGACGTCTCCCAGGGGTCTGTCGCCCAGGGAGGGCTCAGCGTGACTATTGAGGAAGGGCCAGTCCAGCCCCGGATGCTCAGGATTGGTGTGTGTTCCCAGGGTCACTGGACAGGATGGGAAGCTCCCGGGTCACCCGTGGGGCCGCTCCCTCTTgatgccctggaagagctgttcctGTCCACTCCTGCCCAGTCACGCCCAGTCATGCCCAGTCACGCCCAGTCACTCACTGCACAGGGCAGATGAGTTTCCCACAAGCCCCTGCCCGTGCCCCACTCCCACTCTACCACAGCCATCCTGCCAGGAGCCGTCCTGACGCAGGCTTGCTCTAAATCCTGACTCATCGGATTCTTCTCCCCTGAGTGGCGTGGTGCCCTGGAGGTGGTCATtgtattcattcactcattcatttatacCCATTGCTGTGCCTCGTTCCTCTGCTGGCTCTTCGGCCACGCCACACTGCCATGACTGACCCTCCAGGCCTCCGGAAGCTGGGAGTGGCCAGGCAGGGCCTGTTCTCCTGATGGGGGAGGGAAAAATCACAGCCAGTGGGGAACGGGGGTCCAGAGCCGGAGAGGGGGTGCTCCCTGCTGCTTGAGACCCTCCCCCCCCACTGGGAGCCCTTTTGAAAGGAAGAAGTGTGTGTCCTCCAAGGGTCCTGACACATCTGACCATGCACGGGCCGAAGTTCCTCTTCCGGGTCCACTCTGCTCACCGCACTGACAGGTTTCCTGTAAGGCTTCTTCTTGGTCTGACTTGAAGATCCCAGATCACTCAGCCCCGGGAGATGCCAcggtcactgctgctgctgcttgtgctgtGGGCAGGTGAGTGGCCGCGGGGTGCAGGGGCGTGGACGGGGCACGGCTCATCTTCTTTCTCCGCAGGGTCCCTGGCTCAGCTTCAAAGCTTTTGGCTGGAAATTCCGAAGACCGTGACGGTGGAGGAGGGCCTGTGTGTCTCCATACCCTGCCGTGTCCGCTTCTATCATCCAGAGATCCAGGGTACCTTTAGgtatggctcctggctccgggaaGAGGCCAAATCCCAGGGTGCTCTGGTGACCGCAAACCGCTTTCGTGAGGACGACTGGAAACGCCCCTTCAGATTCCGCCAGACTGACACCTGCTCCCTGAACATCACGGATGCCCAGAAATCGGACACAGGGTCCTACTTCTTCACCTCTGAGCCATATGTTAAGTCATATAGTCACTCATATGATAGCTCAGAGAATCAGTTCTCCTTGAAAGTGGTAGGTAAGGAATGAGGCCAAGAGGGACCATACTAGGGCTCCCAGGTGGGACTGGGAGGGGACCCCTGTTTCTTCTTGTGGGAGGTACCAGGAGTACTTGAATGAAGGACTGAGCAGGTCCCAGAGCACAGGCTGCTCTTGGGGGTACACCTGAGGGTCCTCACCTCCAGGGTcggtttctgtctctctgcttcccagctcTGACACGGACCCCTGTCATCCTTATCCCGGAGACCCTAAAACCTGGCCACAGCCAGAACATAACTTGTGAAGCTCCCTGGGCCTGTGAGATGGGGACGCCCCCCACTTTCTCCTGGAGTGGGGATGCCGTCTCCTCTCTGGACCCCAAGAGTCTCCATTCTCCATGGCTCATTCTTAACCCTGGGAAGGTCATCCATGGGGCCAACCTGACCTGCCGAGTGACCCTGCCTGGAGCAGGAGTGAGCACAGAGACAACTGTCCGACTCAGCATGTCCTGTGAGTGCTGGGCTGCGACTTGTCCtggagggtggggcagggctgtggggaccGAGGAGTAGGCAGAGCCAGGGGACCCCGGTGCAAGTCCTGAAACTTGGGGGTGAAGGGCAAATTAAGGGGTTCCCTGCCTCTAACGCCTCTCTCTGTCAAGTTTTCTTGGAGGAAGTGCCAAAGTGCCACCTACCTGGCACTGAGAAGGGAACCTCATGTCTGTCCTTCCAGACGCCCCCCGAGATATGAGCATCACTGCCTCCTGGATGGATGACACAGGTAGGGTGAGACTCTCTTCTCAGGGCTGCTCTGCACGGGGTCAGGTCCCCACTCAGAGCATGGATGGAGGAACCGTGGTGGTGCGCGGGACGCCCTCACCCACTGCTCTCCCCTCACACACTCCCCGATGCAGCCCGCAGCCGAAGGAGCAGCCTGTGGGGCCAGATCCTCACTCCCAGTGTAAGACACGTACAGATCCcatcactggctcactgccctcAGCTGCGCTCCATGGCCAGGGACAGGCTAAGGCTGAAGCTGAAAGCCACAGCTCCATCGGGGGCTCCTATGCagctggcagagacccagctactgggcctcttgcctcccatgcacctaagcaggaagctgaaatcaggaactggAACAGGGACTTGCCCCAAGTGCATTTGTacgtgggatgtgggtgtcttgaCCACCCCACAAGGGCCTGCCCACTTACTGCCAGGTTTAGTAGGCAGCATGAGAATTCTCTTGGGTCGCTTGGTCTGTCACAGCTGAAATTCATTCCTCGAGTCGTGGAGGTTGCAACGACCAAGCTGAAGGTGAGGACCTGTTTctgggcacctgctgctgtggcctcacAGCTGGCCAAGCCACCAGTGTCTGTCCTGAGAAGGGCGCAGATCCAGTCTGAGGGTCGTGCTCTCTTGACCTCACGGCTCCCTCCCACCTCCAAGCACGTGTCGGGCAGAGTGGAGTGTGTGCTGTGACACGCCACGCAGTCCACGGCACAATTACAGGAGGCAGATTCAGCACCTCCCATTTCTGCCTCTGGGCTGTCCTGCCACAGGTGATGTTTGCCCCTTGTTGAGCGCCCTTCGCCGTCTCCGTGGTCTTAATTAACTTCTCATTTCGGAGCAGCGGTGCAAAGGGGACCATTCCCGTAATCCTCTGTTTGCACCACTGATGGCATTGTATTACAAAGTATAAATGTCAACTTTGTATCTGATGGAGAACTCTCTGTGGCCACCAAAggaaattccatttttaaaaaagatttatctatttttgttgcagatcagatatacagagaggaggagagacagagaggaagatctatccgctgattcactccgcagatgatcataatggctggagatgaagccaggagtcaggagcttcctctgggtctcccacacaggtgcagggtcccaaggctttgggccgtcctcaactgctttcccaggccacgagcagggagctggatgggaaaccagcacctgtacaggatcctggtgcgtgcaaggagaagactttagctgctaggctactgcacagggcccagaaATTCCATTCTAATTGAGGACTTCAGCACTGAACTGGTTCTCTGTCAGTGGAATGACATttcctgtttttggttttttgggttttttttttttttttgcggatGCAAATGATACAGCAACTGgcataccgtgtgtgtgtgtgtgtgtgtgtgtgtgtgtgtgtgtgtgtgtgatgaatcTCTGCAGAGCAAAGCCCTTGACCAGAGGAGAGGGGATACTGGGGATTCCTACAGGTGTTGCTCGGTGCTGCGGCGTGGGGTTTGTCTTCCTGATGCGCAGTTAGCAGAATGCTGCTTTACGTCTGAAAGCATGTGCCATCCTTGCTGATGTAGCTGACTTCATGTAGTTTCAGTTTGCATTCTCTTGTTCTGACTGGGTCaggtagcattcgttgtgtgtaAGGAGCATTTCTTTTGTCCATGAATGTCTCCTTCATGGTCTGAAGGAGTTCTTTTCCTAGTAAGAAAAATCACTGCTGGAAGGCTGCGCGTCCTGCCTCCTGCTGACATGGGTGCTGATCATGCCACGCAGAAACGCAGGCTGGTGTTTTCTCGGCAATGCGCAGAGCTGCATGGAGGCGGCTGGTGCTGGCTGGCTCTGGCTGGCACTGGCTGGCACTGGCTGGCGCTGGCTGGCGCTGGCTGGCGAGAACATCTGGGGTGCGTCTTCTCCCAGCTGCGTTTTGTGTCATCTTATTGGCAGCGCCAAAGTGGCCAGCAAGGAAGTTGGCAGATGCACATGtagcttttaaatttattattattattagttctgGTGAGCTGATGGCTGCACATATCCCTGCGATCCTCGGTGGCACCTGCTCCTGTCCCCTCATGGCACGCTCGACGTGGGATGTACCCattagagaagcagagagctgtgtgCTAGATAGGAGTGACACACGGAGAGCCCCCAACACCGGCATCTGCCTCAACTCCACCTTCTCGCTGCCTCTCCAGGCTCCGAAGTTCTGGCTACAGGTCCCGATGTCTGGGTTCAGGAGGGTCAGTCCGTGCACCTAGTCTGTGCCGCTGACAGCAACCCCCCTGCTACGCTGAGCTGGAGCTCGAAGGAACATAGCATTAAATCACGGTTTTCTGATGATGGGGTCCTGCGGCTGCCTCGGGTGGGCCTGTATGACCAGGGGAAATACACCTGCACAGCGCGGAACGAACTGGGCAGGGAGAGAGCTTTGGTGCGCCTCTTCGTGAAGTGTAAGTTGATTTTGGGAGCATGGCACCAGGGGTGGGGGAACAAAGGTAGAGGGCTTTCTGGGGTTGGGCCACCCAGGGGAGGGCAACGGGCAGTGGGCGCCTGGGGACATGACATCTGGTGCACAGAGACTCGGACTCTGGGGCTGGGCACCAGGGTGTGGGGTGCCTGGGGGCTGGGCACTTCTGGGGGGTGGCACAGGGCACCCGGAAGGTGCCTAGGCAGGGGATAGCCCGTCTGAcctgcccctctctccccccaGCCTCCCCACAGTTGCTGGGCCCCTTCTGCACCTGGGAAGCCTGGGGTGTGAACTGCACTTGCGCTGTCCGTGGATTCTCCAACCCCTCCCTGCACTGGCGACTAGGGCAGCGGCTGCTGGAACAGAACGGCAGCGATGCCTCCTTCTCAGTCACCTCCAGTTCGGATGGCTGGACCAACAGTTCCCTGAGTCTCCACGGGGAGCTCTCCTCAGACCTCAGACTCAGCTGCGAGGCAGGGAATGGCTTCGAGGAACGGAGTGTGTTTTTCCTGTTGCTGGTTCCGCAAGGTAGGAAGGGCAGAGCCTGGGGAGAGGAACTGAAAGTTGGGGTTCTGGAGTGAGCCCAGCATAGGGATCAGGGGGCACCCTAACCCTGCTTGGGGAGATCGGGTCCAGGGGCCCTGCCCCGCCAGGGAAGTTGGGCAGGCTGGATGGTCGTCCCTGGATTCCTCTCTCTGCAGGAACCCCAGGGTCCAGGGCAGGACAGGTCCTGGCAGCCCTCGGAGGAGCAGGTGTCACAGCCCTGCTGGTTGCCTGTCTGTGCCTCCTCTTCCATGGGTGAGtgtgtggcccagcctgggtgaTGGTGTGTTGCAGAGAGGGGAGCCATGGCGGCTCTGCTGAGGCCTACCTGCTCAGGGGGCGAATTGGGGGCCAACAGGAAGTCTCTTTCCCCAGAGTGAGAGCCTCCAGGAAGGCGTCTGCCAAGAAAGCTAAGAAGGCGGGGGCTGGTGGGGGCGGCAGCCACCCTGAGATGACAGCTGTCTCACTGGTGAGTGATgcctgggagggtgggggtgtctgATGGGGGAAGGGGCGCAGCTGGCCCTGAGACGCAGGCTCCCGATGAACCGCCACCACACCTGTGTGTTTTCCTCCCGCTTTGCTCCAGGCTTAGGCCAGGGGCCAGAGTGGAGCTGccccacctctgacccagctcccggctgatgcgcctgggaaagcaggcagggGCGGTTTCACTAGCTACGGCCAGCCCTTCTGTGCTGGCTTCCACCTGTGACTCAGGGCGTCTTCTTGCTGGATTCACTTGACCAGGCTGGGTCTGTTTCCTGTCTGTCTAatggggagcaggggtggaggcTGCGGGGCTCCTGTGGTTAGAGACAAGGCCAGCCCGCCAGGGGAGCTCCTGTCACAGGTGCAGACAGGTGACACAGGTGTGAATTGGGTAAAGTAACAAATGCCCTCCCAAGCCGACATTCTCTCAGTGACCATCCTGGTCCTTTCAGATCTGACACGGCTGCCCTAACTCGCTGTTCCATCATTCCGCTTTAGGACCCCATGTGCGCATCCCCCTTAGAGGAGGACCTCTCAGCCCAACATGGCCCTGCGGATGCTGCCCCGGCCCCCACAGGGCACCATTACGCCTCCCTCATCTTCCAATGGTCCACGTTCCCAGAGCCCCAAGAGCTGCAGGAGCCGGCAGTCCCCAGCAGGACCAAGTACTCGGAGGTCAAGATCCACAACTGATGTCCCCTGGCCTGGGCTGCGGCACACACGAGACAGCCCTGGGAACAGTGTGTTTCGGGGGTGCACTGGTACAAGGCTGGGTGTCCCTCCCAGGCCAGGGTTCTCGATGGAAATGGGGCTCTCAATGCCATCGAAGAGTCCAAGTTCAAATCCAGACTCAGAGTGTCACCACGGACATAagcccccacctgctcccctGTGAAATGGGGGTCAAGCTGGGAAAATGCACCGTCCGCTTGTTAAGGAGAGCATTTGGAGTAGCATGCAGGGCAGGGTCCACTACTGATCTCTGTGTGGCTTGAGTCTTTTTACGagcatgtattatttttaaaaagtaagcggACGCAGAACTCTGTAGGTGGAGACGTTATTCCCCGACATGTGTGTTAGAGGACTTATACCCACAGTGCATACGGAGTTCCCATAATCGATGAGAAAATGACGCACAACCCTGTAGAAAAATAGGATATGCAAACGCCCAACTCACCGATGGAGGTGTGTGCTGCTTTAGTAGTTGTCAAGGAAGTGCAAATAAAAATTGCAATGCTAGGGCCACCAACCTGGCCAAAATAACAATGTAGATGCTGAAAATGTCTACTGTTGGTGAAGGGGGTTGGGGGGCAGAGCAACCATGGGCTGTTGGAACAAAGGGGCATTGGTGCCACCACCAGGGAAAATTCCCGCTGTCCCAAGCAGCCTTGGGCGTGTGAGCCAGCCATTCTGCTCCCAGGACACGCTCCACAAAcacacagctctctctctctcagcagctCACCCGAGGGTCCCCAGGAGCTCCGTTATCAAACACCCCTCACTGGGATGGCGGGTGGGTTATCTGTGTGATGGGGGAAGCAGGGAACAACTCCACATCACACATGTGACTTGAGGACACTGGGCGGAAGAGCCCcgacaccaggattagaaacaggcTGTGCTGATCTTCGGCAGTAAGAATCCGGATTCTTAGGACAGTTGTCCAGGTGGGGACTGGGGTGCGGGGATGGGTTCGGGTATGGATTCCATACTGGAGGGGAACAGGAGGCCTTGTTTGGGGACACTGATAGGAATCCGTGTGCCTGTGAAGAATGAATTGTAGCAAAATTGATTTGTGTCCAATttttatgggattttttttaGCACTTTTTCCCATGGAGAGCTGGTCACACAGTAACATTCTGACTGAGGCAGACCACATACATCGGCTGTCGGCCACACAGCCTAGCTGGGCCGTGAA
Coding sequences within it:
- the LOC101522164 gene encoding sialic acid-binding Ig-like lectin 5; this translates as MPRSLLLLLVLWAGSLAQLQSFWLEIPKTVTVEEGLCVSIPCRVRFYHPEIQGTFRYGSWLREEAKSQGALVTANRFREDDWKRPFRFRQTDTCSLNITDAQKSDTGSYFFTSEPYVKSYSHSYDSSENQFSLKVVALTRTPVILIPETLKPGHSQNITCEAPWACEMGTPPTFSWSGDAVSSLDPKSLHSPWLILNPGKVIHGANLTCRVTLPGAGVSTETTVRLSMSCSEVLATGPDVWVQEGQSVHLVCAADSNPPATLSWSSKEHSIKSRFSDDGVLRLPRVGLYDQGKYTCTARNELGRERALVRLFVKSSPQLLGPFCTWEAWGVNCTCAVRGFSNPSLHWRLGQRLLEQNGSDASFSVTSSSDGWTNSSLSLHGELSSDLRLSCEAGNGFEERSVFFLLLVPQGTPGSRAGQVLAALGGAGVTALLVACLCLLFHG